A single window of uncultured Pseudodesulfovibrio sp. DNA harbors:
- a CDS encoding glycosyltransferase translates to MKLISIVVPSYNHSEYIETCLDSIYFQDYENLEIIIVDDCSTDNSAQVIRNWIKGVDEDSVSFLSRYDEDKDEFIRTSHKRYKKNRSITFLENKQNLGSTGTYNRGFHAVKGEYCSFVASDDICHPQMYSTLAEHLDADQADFVYSDMFIIDDTHRILQEFQLPDYRFDHSFCDWYLCGVATLYKTSLHLSHGYYDESAMADDHECYLRFAINGARFMHVPKTLYSHRSHDTRQVGLHGKARFTALLDHSKELALKARSWFASQGTEKKN, encoded by the coding sequence ATGAAACTGATATCCATTGTTGTTCCGAGTTATAATCATTCTGAATACATAGAGACATGTCTCGATTCCATCTATTTTCAAGATTACGAAAATCTTGAAATCATCATCGTAGATGATTGCTCTACTGACAACTCTGCTCAGGTTATTCGGAACTGGATTAAGGGGGTCGACGAAGACTCTGTCTCTTTTCTGTCGCGTTATGACGAAGATAAGGACGAATTCATCCGCACCTCGCACAAGCGCTACAAAAAAAACAGATCAATCACCTTTCTTGAAAACAAGCAGAATCTCGGCTCAACCGGCACATACAATCGAGGATTTCACGCAGTAAAAGGAGAATATTGTTCCTTTGTTGCCTCGGATGACATCTGCCACCCGCAAATGTATTCTACCCTAGCGGAACACCTTGATGCCGACCAGGCAGACTTTGTGTATTCCGACATGTTTATCATAGACGATACCCATAGAATTCTTCAAGAATTTCAGCTGCCGGATTATCGTTTCGACCACTCTTTCTGTGACTGGTATCTGTGTGGCGTGGCTACGCTTTACAAGACGTCGCTCCATCTATCCCATGGCTACTATGACGAATCCGCCATGGCCGATGACCACGAATGTTATCTCCGATTCGCCATAAACGGTGCTCGGTTCATGCACGTTCCCAAAACACTGTATAGTCACAGAAGCCATGACACCCGACAAGTCGGTTTACACGGCAAGGCACGCTTTACAGCTCTGTTGGATCATTCAAAAGAATTAGCTCTCAAAGCAAGGAGCTGGTTCGCATCTCAGGGAACGGAAAAGAAAAATTGA
- a CDS encoding class I SAM-dependent methyltransferase: MKNDTKKISENQTQTADTFGYKWAKLDTFESEASLKRAKEWLIERYCGGKPEVRGQWFANGPKTILDAGCGAAMSALLLFDGYLSDNHFIGVDISDAVFVAKDRFEKEGLSGEFHKSDLLNSPVPDNSVDIILSEGVLHHTDSVRDAIISLTTKLKPGGKFMFYVYVKKSPMREYSDDYIREQLVPMDNDEAWEALKPLTKLGIALGELDITIDVPEDVELLGIKKGPQNLQRLLYWNFCKMYYDPTLTMEEMNHINFDWFRPLNCIRSTPEEIQSYCQEAGLDIDRMDVQEAGITVIATRK, translated from the coding sequence ATGAAAAATGACACAAAAAAGATATCAGAAAACCAAACACAAACTGCTGACACTTTCGGGTATAAGTGGGCCAAACTGGATACATTTGAATCAGAAGCGTCTCTGAAACGCGCCAAAGAATGGTTAATTGAACGATACTGCGGCGGTAAGCCCGAGGTGCGGGGACAATGGTTTGCCAACGGTCCCAAAACCATTCTGGACGCAGGGTGTGGAGCAGCCATGTCAGCCCTGCTTCTCTTTGACGGATATCTTTCCGACAATCATTTCATCGGAGTAGATATCAGCGACGCAGTCTTTGTTGCCAAAGATCGTTTCGAAAAAGAGGGACTGTCCGGCGAATTCCACAAGTCCGATCTTCTCAACTCGCCTGTACCGGACAACTCAGTGGACATCATTTTATCAGAGGGCGTCCTCCACCACACAGACTCGGTGCGGGATGCGATCATCTCCCTGACCACCAAGCTCAAACCCGGTGGGAAATTCATGTTCTATGTGTACGTCAAAAAAAGCCCGATGCGAGAATACTCCGACGATTACATTCGTGAGCAACTCGTTCCCATGGATAATGACGAAGCCTGGGAAGCGCTGAAGCCGCTCACAAAACTGGGCATAGCCTTGGGAGAACTGGATATTACCATTGATGTCCCTGAAGACGTCGAACTTCTTGGCATAAAAAAAGGCCCACAAAATCTACAACGTCTCCTCTATTGGAATTTCTGCAAGATGTATTACGACCCCACTTTGACTATGGAAGAGATGAACCACATCAACTTCGACTGGTTCCGACCTCTCAACTGTATCAGAAGCACTCCCGAAGAAATTCAAAGCTACTGCCAAGAAGCCGGGCTGGACATTGACAGAATGGATGTGCAGGAAGCAGGAATAACTGTCATTGCGACCCGGAAGTAA
- a CDS encoding radical SAM protein, whose product MSHAIRFSHPEPEPVRTRVWPVFLPFAGCPYRCVFCAQDKQTGQDEADLEAILQTLEADLDQALALGQGPYELAYFGGTFTALPSPWPEAFLGLAMRYRERGLITHVRCSTRPDCVDEPSLALLRAQGLDMVELGIQSFDDEALKTSGRGYTGDVARAACEAVKASGLSLGVQFLPGLPGDRPGLFASDMCIVADLEPETARLYPCLVINGTPMARMWERGEYEPWSLKRAKAELSEALPVLWEKNVRIIRLGLAPEGTLEGNILAGPWHPAFGQSVRGMALLKILRAEIVRLGKKPVCLDVPRRYSGEIYGHGRELASCYFELGLPESAINFVDGECFQLS is encoded by the coding sequence ATGTCGCATGCCATTCGATTTTCCCACCCCGAACCTGAACCTGTCAGAACGCGCGTCTGGCCGGTGTTTCTGCCTTTTGCAGGATGTCCTTACAGGTGTGTTTTTTGTGCTCAGGATAAACAGACCGGACAGGATGAGGCTGATCTTGAGGCTATACTCCAAACATTGGAAGCAGACCTTGATCAAGCACTGGCTTTGGGGCAGGGGCCGTATGAACTGGCCTATTTCGGAGGCACGTTCACGGCCTTGCCGTCGCCATGGCCCGAAGCTTTTCTCGGATTGGCCATGCGTTATCGTGAGCGGGGACTGATTACTCATGTGCGTTGCTCCACTCGGCCTGACTGTGTGGACGAACCTTCTTTGGCTTTGCTCCGCGCTCAAGGGCTCGACATGGTGGAACTCGGCATCCAGTCCTTTGATGATGAGGCCCTCAAGACCTCTGGCCGTGGCTACACAGGCGATGTTGCTCGTGCAGCCTGTGAAGCGGTCAAGGCGTCTGGTCTGTCCCTCGGCGTTCAGTTCCTTCCCGGGCTTCCCGGTGATCGACCCGGCCTGTTTGCTTCGGACATGTGTATAGTCGCCGATTTAGAGCCGGAAACAGCACGTCTGTATCCTTGTCTGGTCATTAATGGCACGCCCATGGCTCGTATGTGGGAGCGCGGTGAGTATGAACCGTGGTCGTTGAAACGCGCCAAGGCAGAGCTTTCTGAGGCTTTGCCGGTGCTGTGGGAAAAGAATGTCCGCATCATACGACTTGGTCTTGCCCCGGAAGGTACACTGGAAGGAAATATACTGGCTGGGCCGTGGCATCCCGCCTTTGGGCAATCCGTGCGCGGAATGGCCTTGCTTAAAATACTTCGTGCCGAGATTGTCCGTCTTGGAAAGAAGCCGGTGTGCTTGGATGTTCCTCGTCGGTATTCTGGGGAAATTTATGGACACGGCAGGGAACTTGCCTCGTGCTATTTTGAGTTGGGTTTGCCGGAGTCGGCTATCAACTTTGTGGATGGGGAGTGCTTTCAGCTTTCATAG
- a CDS encoding amidohydrolase family protein — protein MVELVRAAKAATMTPGSEPINDAGILVDQGIIKEVGRYKDLSQSHSGPVMDLGDTFLVPGLINAHSHLELAHLRGTCPSGQGFVTWVEDLLKQPIFDLDPVALESAGQELKRSGTIMVGDIATRFAKEMAGMLEASGLFFVVFCEAIGETVPRKTFIPSGDFEAGLISVAGHSLYTTHVDVLRAAKAETLEKNIPFSLHLAEHDDEVAIMAGEPSAFLDLLQARGRLLDFEPPKKRPVQQAAALGLLDETTLAVHCVKVSDEDIETVRQSGATVCLCPRSNEFIGVGRAPWEKWFVSGTPLCLGTDSLASNHDLDLWNEAVYLKQNFDGELSLNDVLAMMTRNPARIMSAGHILGTLEPGKVAAFAKVPEKVMELF, from the coding sequence ATGGTTGAACTCGTTCGTGCGGCCAAAGCCGCGACCATGACCCCCGGTTCCGAGCCCATCAATGATGCGGGCATTCTCGTGGACCAGGGAATTATCAAGGAAGTTGGCAGGTATAAAGACCTGTCCCAGTCTCATTCTGGTCCAGTCATGGACCTTGGCGATACCTTTCTCGTTCCGGGCCTGATCAATGCCCATTCCCATCTTGAATTGGCTCATTTGCGAGGCACATGCCCATCCGGTCAGGGATTCGTGACCTGGGTAGAGGATTTGCTTAAACAGCCCATTTTTGATCTCGATCCCGTAGCGCTTGAATCAGCCGGACAGGAACTTAAACGATCCGGCACCATTATGGTTGGAGATATCGCCACCCGTTTCGCCAAGGAAATGGCCGGAATGCTTGAAGCATCCGGTCTTTTTTTTGTGGTCTTTTGTGAAGCCATAGGCGAAACCGTTCCCCGGAAAACTTTTATTCCTTCAGGTGACTTTGAAGCCGGCTTGATTTCCGTGGCAGGGCATTCTCTTTACACCACCCATGTGGATGTACTTCGAGCCGCCAAGGCCGAGACGCTTGAGAAAAACATTCCTTTTTCTTTGCATTTGGCCGAACACGACGACGAGGTCGCGATTATGGCAGGTGAGCCGAGTGCTTTCCTTGACCTTCTTCAGGCCCGAGGGCGTTTGCTTGATTTTGAGCCACCCAAAAAGCGGCCAGTACAACAGGCTGCCGCACTCGGTTTGCTTGATGAAACAACGCTTGCCGTTCATTGTGTCAAAGTCTCGGACGAGGATATCGAAACCGTACGCCAGTCCGGTGCCACGGTTTGTCTTTGTCCTCGGTCTAATGAATTTATCGGCGTGGGCCGTGCGCCATGGGAAAAGTGGTTTGTCTCTGGTACCCCGCTTTGTCTTGGTACGGATTCACTCGCGTCCAATCATGATCTCGACCTGTGGAACGAGGCCGTGTATCTTAAACAGAATTTTGACGGCGAGCTGTCACTGAATGACGTGCTCGCCATGATGACCCGCAACCCGGCCCGGATTATGAGCGCAGGGCATATTCTTGGCACGTTGGAACCCGGCAAGGTCGCCGCGTTCGCCAAGGTGCCGGAGAAGGTGATGGAATTGTTTTAG
- a CDS encoding aspartate carbamoyltransferase catalytic subunit, translating to MKWLHKDLLDVSQLSKSEVMAIFETAGRFQELQERPVKKVPTLKGRSVILFFAEPSTRTKTSFDVAGKRLSADTFSLAKSSSSLTKGESLKDTALTLQAMAPDAIVIRHWCSGAARFLADRLDCAVINAGDGRHAHPTQAILDSFTLHQEWGDVAGKTILILGDIAHSRVARSNVIMLNKLGAKVRLCAPRTLMPPAVKSWPVEVYSDLNEAVKNVDAVMCLRLQLERQKDGLLPDLREYARTYGLNQRHVDLANQDVRILHPGPMNRGIEISSDLADCADSLVLDQVSSGVVTRMALLFLYMTRKGEE from the coding sequence ATGAAATGGTTACACAAGGATTTGTTGGACGTATCCCAGTTATCAAAATCGGAGGTCATGGCGATCTTTGAGACGGCTGGACGATTCCAGGAATTGCAGGAACGACCGGTAAAGAAAGTGCCGACCCTGAAAGGGCGGTCCGTGATTTTGTTCTTTGCCGAACCGAGTACCCGCACCAAAACCAGCTTTGACGTTGCTGGAAAGCGGTTGTCGGCGGACACGTTTTCGCTGGCCAAGAGTTCATCCAGCCTGACCAAAGGCGAGTCGCTCAAGGATACGGCCCTGACACTGCAAGCCATGGCCCCAGACGCCATCGTCATCCGACATTGGTGCTCAGGTGCGGCCCGTTTCTTGGCCGATCGACTGGATTGTGCGGTTATCAACGCCGGAGATGGACGACACGCCCATCCTACTCAGGCCATTCTGGACAGCTTCACCCTGCATCAGGAGTGGGGCGATGTTGCGGGTAAGACCATTCTTATTCTGGGTGATATTGCCCATAGCCGTGTGGCCCGCTCCAATGTCATCATGCTGAATAAGCTGGGCGCGAAAGTTCGACTGTGCGCACCGCGTACATTGATGCCTCCGGCAGTTAAATCCTGGCCCGTGGAAGTCTATTCAGACCTGAATGAAGCGGTGAAAAACGTCGATGCGGTCATGTGTCTGCGTTTGCAGCTTGAACGTCAGAAAGATGGGCTGCTGCCTGATTTGCGTGAATATGCCCGGACCTACGGATTGAATCAGAGACATGTCGATCTGGCCAATCAGGACGTGCGTATTCTGCACCCCGGTCCCATGAATAGGGGCATTGAGATCAGCTCGGATCTGGCCGATTGTGCCGATTCACTGGTGCTTGATCAGGTGTCGAGCGGTGTGGTCACGCGTATGGCCCTCCTCTTCCTTTATATGACCCGCAAGGGCGAAGAATAA